The following are encoded in a window of Blattabacterium cuenoti genomic DNA:
- the argS gene encoding arginine--tRNA ligase: MNEVFPSIEESIRKSISILYRLDPCPRLDFQSTKKEHLGDITFVLFSLSKILKKPVEEIGKNIGTYVKDQLKGLISFSIVGGFLNFIFKDRYYLYLLINMLNKNFYDLKLSDKNIMIEYSSPNANKPLHLGHIRNSLIGYSLSEILKMVGNKITKIQIINDRGIHICKSMMAWKELGKGETPDGVDMKGDHFVGKYYNLFDKIYCEEVKKFSKKNKNNQNDIPIIKKTRNLLKKWESGDHETRNLWKKMNKWVYDGFKETYKKLGILFDQVEYESDVYEIGKNIIKEGFQKGIFFQKQDGSIWVDLIKEGFDQKLLLRSDETSVYITQDIGTAVERFRKYDHIDKLIYIVGKEQDYHFKVLFTILKRLGYIWVKKLTHLSYGMVDLPSGRMKSRKGNIIDADSLISETSSIVKKNFLKDFSKEEKEKYAEIIGLGAIKYHFLQVDPKKRIIFFPDKSIDIKGKTGPYIQYAYSRIRSIERKFTFFYSLTHKDWSNEKLDIHEKNMIKILQKYPFILKKSARELNPSLVANYIYEVAKIFNHLYQNTRVINPLDIIHSNICMNIIHVTGNILKSGMNLLGIKMLDRM, encoded by the coding sequence ATGAATGAGGTTTTTCCATCTATAGAGGAATCCATTCGAAAATCCATCTCTATTTTATACAGATTGGATCCTTGTCCCAGGTTGGATTTTCAATCTACTAAAAAAGAACATCTAGGAGATATTACTTTTGTTTTGTTTTCTTTGTCTAAAATATTAAAAAAACCTGTAGAAGAAATTGGAAAAAATATTGGAACTTACGTTAAGGATCAATTAAAAGGGTTGATTAGTTTTTCTATTGTTGGAGGTTTTTTAAATTTTATTTTCAAGGACAGGTATTATCTTTATCTTCTTATAAATATGTTAAATAAAAATTTTTATGATTTAAAATTGTCTGATAAAAATATCATGATTGAATATTCTTCTCCAAATGCAAATAAACCTCTTCATTTAGGTCATATTAGAAATAGTCTTATTGGTTATTCTTTATCAGAAATATTGAAAATGGTTGGAAATAAAATTACTAAGATACAGATAATTAATGATAGAGGAATACATATATGTAAATCTATGATGGCTTGGAAAGAATTAGGAAAAGGAGAAACCCCTGATGGGGTAGATATGAAAGGAGACCATTTCGTGGGAAAATATTATAATTTATTTGATAAAATTTATTGTGAAGAAGTTAAAAAATTTTCTAAAAAAAATAAAAATAATCAGAATGATATTCCAATTATAAAAAAAACTAGAAATCTATTAAAAAAATGGGAATCAGGAGATCATGAAACTAGAAATCTTTGGAAAAAAATGAATAAATGGGTTTATGATGGGTTCAAAGAAACTTATAAAAAATTAGGAATACTTTTTGACCAAGTAGAATATGAAAGTGATGTTTATGAAATTGGAAAAAATATCATAAAAGAGGGTTTTCAAAAAGGAATTTTTTTTCAAAAACAAGATGGGTCTATTTGGGTTGATTTAATTAAAGAAGGTTTTGATCAAAAACTTTTATTACGATCAGATGAAACTTCTGTATACATCACCCAAGACATAGGAACTGCTGTAGAGCGTTTTAGAAAGTATGATCATATAGATAAACTCATTTATATTGTAGGAAAAGAACAAGATTATCATTTTAAAGTACTTTTTACTATCCTGAAACGTTTAGGATACATATGGGTGAAAAAATTAACTCATCTTTCTTATGGAATGGTAGATTTACCAAGTGGTAGAATGAAATCAAGAAAAGGAAATATTATAGATGCTGATAGTCTGATCTCAGAAACGTCTTCTATTGTAAAAAAAAATTTTTTAAAAGATTTTTCCAAAGAAGAAAAGGAAAAATATGCAGAAATAATAGGATTAGGAGCTATAAAGTATCATTTTTTACAAGTCGATCCTAAGAAAAGGATTATTTTTTTTCCTGATAAATCTATAGATATCAAGGGAAAGACAGGTCCATATATCCAATATGCTTATTCGAGAATTCGTTCAATAGAACGAAAGTTTACTTTTTTTTATTCCTTAACTCATAAGGATTGGTCTAATGAAAAATTGGATATCCATGAAAAAAATATGATTAAAATTCTTCAAAAATATCCATTTATATTAAAAAAATCTGCAAGAGAATTGAATCCTTCTTTAGTTGCTAATTATATATATGAAGTAGCTAAAATATTTAACCATTTGTATCAAAATACAAGAGTAATAAACCCTTTAG